One Euwallacea fornicatus isolate EFF26 chromosome 22, ASM4011564v1, whole genome shotgun sequence genomic region harbors:
- the hoip gene encoding NHP2-like protein 1, protein MAEEINPKAYPLADAILTTKILNLVQQAMSYKQLRKGANEVTKTLNRGIAEFIVMAADAEPIEILMHLPLLCEDKNVPYVFVRSKQALGRACGVSRSVISCSITVHDGSQLKPQIITIQKEIEKLLV, encoded by the exons ATG GCGGAAGAAATAAATCCTAAAGCGTATCCCCTCGCGGATGCCATTCTCACCactaaaattcttaatttggTACAACAAGCAATGAGTTATAAGCAACTGCGTAAGGGGGCCAATGAGGTAACCAAGACGTTGAACCGAGGCATTGCTGAATTTATAGTGATGGCTGCTGACGCGGAACCGATAGAAATTTTGATGCATTTACCCTTGTTGTGTGAAGATAAAAATGTGCCATATGTGTTTGTGAGATCCAAGCAGGCTTTAGGGCGCGCATGTGGGGTGTCAAGATCTGTGATCTCTTGCAGTATTACAGTACACGATGGCTCTCAATTAAAACCACAGATTATAACAATACAGAAGGAGATCGAGAAATTGCTAGTTTAA
- the LOC136346149 gene encoding WD repeat-containing protein CG11141: protein MAEYQNAKILREWAPLTNLFEKLPTKTGGIFSQDIKLTCVDALSDFLVLGTNVGIIFWFNRKRNDLQRLRCENSSSPITYIKAVSTVDYMVASGNKVGVITIFQIPKSPPDTLPDDLKPKPKQVERYTVLDLHKSPITALEWSKNGMKLFSGDKKGSIVLTEIDFYMHVCKSIEILNESYEVVQLSYRQQHLLVSTTFRSIICHHSDKWKVCQVGKKDRKVLGKFGGVIHQQGFKPSDLTLYCMRPGLRIWISNLEGEVQKTLLFKDLLCKDCTQVPLLNPISKVLQQLKPQKEASFGGVQEFCDNLLVTYSSDVVYILDPASMTVLATVNNLRSILDIATYKDELFVLEEERSLLRISYFAEGDVSVSEKTDIEIALDVPVANAEEAKEDYKSFDEISNQEFDDSILFSKKGKRKVNHKKPSLELKAEIRPEDVNFTKPTLMTLSIVGDLPEMKSPETFERELKEKEKILLTDVLKIDKLNICLNQEVPTQSAENKESRVAVHNLSNNLDLSSETTTKNKANKAESQKTHVLTLPNDWNVNNVQLSNSAEMNGGRSVSKSIPIVRNERRRSSNNDSSLSDWEIV from the exons ATGGCCGAATATCAAAACGCGAAGATTTTAAGAGAATGGGcccctttaacaaatttatttgagaAACTGCCAACTAAAACCGGAGGGATCTTTTCTCAAGACATCAAACTAACATGCGTTGATGCTCTATCCGATTTTCTCGTCCTTGGGACGAATGTTGGCATTATTTTTTGGTTCAATCGCAAGAGAAATGATCTCCAACGTCTTCGATGCGAG AATTCCAGCTCTCCCATAACATATATCAAAGCAGTGTCCACTGTAGACTACATGGTGGCCTCGGGCAATAAAGTGGGGGTTAtaacaattttccaaattcctAAATCTCCCCCCGACACATTGCCTGATGATTTAAAGCCTAAGCCGAAGCAA GTTGAAAGGTATACAGTGTTAGATCTGCATAAATCTCCAATAACTGCTCTTGAATGGTCCAAAAATGGCATGAAACTGTTCTCTGGGGACAAGAAGGGCAGTATAGTCTTaactgaaattgatttttatatg CATGTGTGCAAATCAATAGAAATTCTTAATGAATCTTATGAAGTAGTTCAATTAAGTTATCGTCAGCAGCACTTATTGGTATCCACTACTTTCCGCAGCATCATTTGCCACCATTCAGACAAATGGAAAGTATGCCAAGTGGGAAAAAAAGATAGGAAAGT TTTGGGGAAATTTGGAGGTGTAATTCACCAACAAGGGTTTAAACCCAGTGATTTGACCCTTTATTGTATGAGACCAGGGCTTCGTATTTGGATATCAAACTTAGAAGGGGAAGTACAGAAAACATTGCTcttcaaa GATTTGCTGTGTAAAGATTGCACACAAGTGCCATTGTTGAATCCCATTTCAAAAGTACTGCAACAATTGAAGCCTCAAAAAGAGGCTTCATTTGGAGGAGTGCAGGAGTTCTGTGATAATTTGCTAGTGACTTATAGCAGTGATGTTGTGTATATTTTGGATCCTGCTAGTATGACTGTGTTAGCCACTGTTAATAATTTAAGGAG TATCTTGGATATTGCTACTTATAAAGATGAGTTGTTTGTATTGGAGGAAGAAAGGAGCTTGTTAAGAATATCTTATTTTGCTGAGGGAGATGTTTCTG tAAGCGAGAAAACAGATATTGAAATTGCCCTCGATGTCCCAGTGGCAAACGCCGAAGAAGCGAAAGAGGATTATAAATCTTTCGACGAAATAAGCAATCAAGAGTTCGATGACAGCATCCTCTTTAGTAAAAAAGGCAAACGCAAAGTCAATCACAAGAAACCTTCGCTTGAATTAAAGGCTGAAATAAGGCCTGAGGATGTCAATTTTACTAA acCGACCTTAATGACATTGAGTATAGTGGGCGATTTACCCGAGATGAAAAGCCCCGAAACCTTCGAAAGAGAACtcaaagagaaagaaaaaattttattgacggacgttttgaaaattgataaactgAACATATGTTTGAATCAGGAAGTTCCTACACAAAGCGCTGAGAACAAAGAGTCTAGAGTAGCCGTTCATAACTTATCAAACAACCTGGATTTGTCCTCTGAAACCACAACAAAGAATAAAGCAAATAAAGCTGAATCTCAAAAAACGCATG TACTCACTCTACCAAATGATTGGAACGTGAATAACGTCCAATTGAGCAATAGTGCAGAGATGAATGGTGGCCGAAGTGTTTCAAAAAGCATTCCAATAGTCAGAAACGAAAGGCGTCGCTCTTCGAACAACGACTCGTCTTTGAGCGACTGGGAAATCGtctaa
- the CtsB gene encoding cathepsin B isoform X2, with translation MLLKLLASCLTLGTIYAELHPVSDEFIHYINQQNSTWTAGRNFNPHIPIAYFKGLMGVLPEHKDYLPPIHIHNLENVKIPTSFDARIQWPHCPTIKEIRDQGSCGSCWAFGAVEVMSDRVCIHTQGKTHFRFSSDDLISCCYTCGMGCNGGFPGAAFNYWVRKGIVSGGSYNSHQGCRPYEIPPCEHHVNGTRPPCTGDDNKTPKCVHGCESGYGINYAEDKHFGSKSYSISSRVEQIQTEISTNGPVEGAFSVYADFLNYKKGVYQHVSGGFLGGHAIRILGWGIEKNVPYWLVANSWNSDWGDKGTFKILRGEDHLGIESDIVAGLPKV, from the exons ATGCTCCTCAAACTACTAGCAAGTTGTCTAACTCTAGGAACCATCTATGCAGAACTGCACCCTGTATCAGATGAATTTATACATTACATCAACCAGCAAAATTCCACATGGACT GCAGGAAGAAACTTCAATCCGCATATTCCTATAGCGTATTTCAAAGGCCTTATGGGTGTCCTCCCTGAACATAAGGACTATTTACCTCCAATACATATTCACAATCTCGAAAACGTTAAAATTCCTACATCCTTCGACGCGCGGATTCAATGGCCTCATTGTCCGACAATCAAGGAGATTAGAGATCAAGGATCATGCGGATCATGTTGg GCTTTCGGAGCAGTTGAAGTAATGTCTGACCGAGTGTGCATCCATACTCAAGGCAAAACCCACTTCCGTTTCTCTTCAGACGACTTAATTTCATGCTGCTACACTTGCGGTATGGGCTGCAATGGCGGCTTCCCGGGAGCAGCTTTTAATTACTGGGTTCGGAAAGGGATTGTGTCCGGAGGAAGTTACAATTCCCATCAA GGTTGCAGACCTTATGAAATCCCTCCTTGTGAGCACCATGTTAATGGTACTCGGCCTCCCTGCACCGGAGATGACAATAAAACCCCCAAATGTGTCCACGGATGTGAATCAGGCTATGGGATCAATTATGCCGAAGACAAACATTTTGGTTCAAAATCTTACTCAATTTCTAGCAGGGTGGAACAAATTCAGactgaaatttcaacaaatggGCCTGTGGAAGGTGCCTTTTCTGTTTATGCAGACTTCCTGAATTATAAGAAGG gagTATATCAGCATGTTAGTGGTGGATTTTTGGGGGGCCACGCTATACGGATTTTAGGGTGGGGTATTGAGAAAAATGTTCCCTATTGGTTAGTAGCTAATTCCTGGAATTCTGACTGGGGAGACAAAG GCACGTTTAAAATCCTCAGAGGTGAAGATCATCTGGGCATTGAAAGCGACATCGTTGCAGGGCTACCTAaagtttaa
- the Vps51 gene encoding vacuolar protein sorting-associated protein 51 homolog — translation MAEKNSNPLDLNGSNFNPNLYLDRLFRESTLRQIMDHETEVVKDTQTLHSDMQTLVYENYNKFISATDTIKKMKNDFKEMEDEMDLLMTNMETITSFSDKINSNLKQTRDKISHLSGIHSLLQRLQFLFKLPATLKSRMEERNYIQATQDYLHAQRVLQQYGDMPAFQGIKGDCEEILSELKIELRKQFCNTSASTKELAECVDLLLQLQEPANELCMEFLSCAEKCLGDHMVLLKDESEQRNIAEFIDLGCVGFLSDLCLIVASFHDMFINRVILESTENSEIFENFAAVELESFVQDNMGRYFELLRSKVDSEQEIADTITLVRSLDQFFLKIGASKLSKDINFIDKALEVIVNAGRKQCKAHLHILKLALADTLGKVKQTLTSAKLMSQDDSSKNLSELLGSITVTVVEKMKGVLQDLVVFINPEVTFATKTQFKDGFCTDNVREGLVVCFLHHITASVRNSCSESFLDSKVPPTFILLLSKFCLDFKNGSMHYLLSKTDEIFLTGHKKTSNTVGLTGETEIATAMQESAQHLLNYYVRLQGHNCSQMLRKSVETRDWLHTIEPRTVRAVMKRVVEDISAIDTTVGLLYEDQGTATGNSSDSSRKTHSISVSKVQYKSNWSSYTPSHLDSTLVSNMHKLFSERIDIFSPVEFSKVSILTGIIKISLKTFMECVRLKTFSKYGLQQIQVDTHYLQLYLWRFVADENLVHFLLDEILGSTVHRCLEPVLMEPSVVDIICERG, via the coding sequence ATGGCTGAAAAAAACTCAAACCCTTTGGACCTCAATGGTTCCAACTTCAATCCCAACTTATATCTAGACCGACTATTTAGAGAAAGTACCCTACGTCAGATAATGGACCATGAAACTGAAGTGGTTAAGGATACTCAGACTTTACATTCTGATATGCAAACGTTGGTTTATGagaattataataaatttatttctgctACTGacaccataaaaaaaatgaagaatgaTTTCAAGGAGATGGAAGATGAGATGGACCTTCTGATGACCAACATGGAGACAATTACTTCCTTCtctgataaaataaattccaatttgAAACAGACCAGAGACAAAATCAGCCATTTAAGTGGGATTCACTCATTATTGCAACGCCTGCAATTTCTATTCAAACTCCCAGCAACACTGAAGAGTCGAATGGAAGAAAGAAACTACATTCAGGCCACACAAGACTATTTGCATGCTCAACGGGTACTGCAGCAGTATGGAGATATGCCTGCTTTTCAGGGCATTAAAGGAGATTGTGAGGAGATCTTAAGTGAACTGAAAATTGAGTTAAGGAAACAGTTTTGTAATACAAGTGCTTCCACTAAAGAACTTGCTGAATGTGTAGATCTTTTGCTTCAGCTTCAGGAACCTGCCAATGAGTTGTGTATGGAGTTTTTGAGTTGTGCAGAGAAGTGCCTTGGAGACCACATGGTGCTCTTGAAAGATGAGAGTGAGCAGAGGAATATTGCAGAATTCATTGATCTTGGATGTGTAGGTTTCCTCTCGGATCTGTGCCTGATTGTTGCCTCATTCCACGACATGTTTATCAACAGAGTAATTTTGGAAAGTAcagaaaatagtgaaatttttgagaattttgcaGCAGTAGAATTGGAGTCTTTTGTACAAGACAATATGGGCAGATATTTTGAGCTATTACGCAGCAAAGTAGACTCTGAACAAGAAATTGCAGATACAATCACCTTGGTCCGTTCCCTTGAccagtttttcttaaaaattggtGCAAGCAAATTATcaaaagatataaattttatcgaCAAAGCTTTGGAGGTGATTGTTAATGCTGGCCGAAAGCAGTGCAAGGCACATTTGCATATATTGAAATTAGCTCTAGCAGATACATTAGGTAAAGTAAAGCAAACATTGACCTCTGCAAAATTAATGAGCCAGGATGACTcctcaaaaaatttaagtgaGCTTTTAGGCTCAATTACTGTAACTGTAGTTGAGAAAATGAAGGGCGTTCTCCAAGACTTAGTAGTGTTCATAAACCCTGAGGTAACATTTGCTAcaaaaactcaatttaaaGATGGTTTTTGTACTGACAATGTCAGAGAAGGTTTAGTGGTGTGTTTTCTGCATCATATTACAGCCTCTGTCAGAAATTCTTGTTCTGAAAGTTTTTTGGACTCAAAAGTGCCACCTACTTTCATACTACTGCTGTCCAAGTTTTGTCTAGACTTCAAAAACGGCAGTATGCATTACTTGCTTTCAAAAACAGACGAAATATTCCTGACAGGacataaaaaaacttcaaatactGTAGGTTTAACTGGGGAAACTGAAATCGCCACTGCCATGCAGGAATCTGCACAGCACTTGCTGAACTACTATGTGAGACTTCAGGGACATAACTGTTCACAAATGTTGAGGAAGAGTGTAGAAACAAGAGATTGGTTGCATACAATAGAACCTCGCACAGTCCGAGCAGTGATGAAACGAGTAGTTGAAGATATTTCAGCCATAGATACCACTGTGGGTCTTCTTTATGAAGACCAAGGCACTGCTACTGGAAATAGCAGTGATTCCAGTAGAAAAACGCACAGTATCTCAGTGTCAAAAGTTCAATACAAGTCCAACTGGTCCAGTTACACACCTAGTCATTTAGACTCAACTTTAGTCTCCAACATGCATAAACTATTCAGTGAGAGAATTGATATTTTCTCTCCAGTTGAGTTCAGTAAAGTATCAATCTTAACAGGgattataaaaattagtttgaagaCTTTCATGGAGTGTGTCAGACTGAAAACTTTTAGTAAATATGGGCTGCAGCAAATTCAAGTGGACACACACTATTTGCAGCTGTATCTTTGGCGGTTTGTAGCAGATGAGAATTTAGTACATTTTCTGTTGGATGAAATTTTGGGATCCACAGTGCATAGATGTTTGGAGCCTGTACTTATGGAACCTAGTGTGGTTGATATTATTTGTGAGAGGGGTTAA
- the LOC136346264 gene encoding serine-rich adhesin for platelets-like yields MLIQKINPHLVLKNMIGHSLFFAIALVATSFASLDAQLCYRCFNGNWCNEFTDPDFESNVLIVPCPSPTNLRHQYHGDNPSVARILQSFEVAENNSNSLVDVDDFTTTWGCVTATIHEDHEHHTVRMCLNNAATICPTVQAVILNPDVNDVPSDLVLDCAGCVGSLCNDHTFIEEESDTESTTAEPDISTTFASTTDPDIITTSSIITTTSSDVSTSSSPISSSTQLPTTSTEKTLLPFPSTESSVKTSPTGPTVPSSTTLPTDEGTNATTTTPLETTTEVDSGFSLMVSYFLLGLAILVDCLMF; encoded by the exons ATgcttattcaaaaaatcaacCCTCATTTggtcttaaaaaatatgatcGGGCACAGCCTTTTTTTTGCGATCGCCCTCGTAGCTACTAGCTTCG CGAGTTTGGACGCCCAGCTATGCTACAGATGCTTCAACGGCAATTGGTGCAACGAATTCACGGATCCAGACTTCGAGTCAAACGTCTTAATTGTGCCCTGTCCTTCACCAACAAATTTAAGACACCAGTACCACGGAGACAACCCGTCGGTGGCCAGGATCTTACAGAGTTTCGAGGTAGCTGAAAATAACAGCAACAGCTTGGTTGACGTCGATGATTTCACGACCACTTGGGGATGTGTCACGGCTACCATTCATGAAG ATCATGAACACCATACTGTGAGGATGTGCTTGAATAATGCCGCCACTATCTGTCCTACTGTCCAAGCAGTCATCCTCAATCCGGACGTTAATGATGTACCTTCGGATTTAGTTTTGGATTGCGCTGGTTGCGTGGGTTCTTTATGCAATGACCATACATTTATTGAAGAGGAATCCGACACCGAAAGCACTACTGCAGAGCCAGATATTAGTACAACTTTTGCTTCTACTACAGATCCTGACATTATCACAACATCCAGTATTATTACCACAACCTCGTCGGACGTTTCAACTTCATCGTCTCCGATATCAAGTTCCACCCAATTGCCAACCACTAGTACTGAAAAGACACTATTACCGTTTCCCTCTACCGAGTCCTCTGTCAAAACGTCCCCAACTGGACCTACTGTTCCTTCTTCCACAACTTTACCAACTGATGAGGGTACAAACGCTACCACCACGACTCCTTTGGAGACAACTACAGAGGTGGATTCCGGGTTCTCTTTAATGGTGTCTTATTTCTTGTTAGGGCTGGCTATATTGGTGGATTGTCTCATGTTTTAA
- the wuho gene encoding tRNA (guanine-N(7)-)-methyltransferase non-catalytic subunit wuho, translating into MFIVQENQQEPTEFKLLMSISEQLLVVNSKNGCLKVLDIPEPPTAENTPKVPMKPAKKEIRTINCLEFSTDQQYIAISSENKQVIIFNSDFHIVKNIVLSRVASKVGFSLCNDILITDRTGDVYLYKMGDKFNIPTLILGHLSVISDMLITDCGNYIITSDRDEKIRVSHFPNAYNIVTYCLGHTEFVSALKLIKKTKVLLSASGDGTIRMWDYLQGKQIGLIDTKNLVDKSLLEKFANQMDAENVDILALPVTSIQTQENEDYVHLVVSLYTVDKLFLYKIMSKTLEFGHINTLEIGIQGFCYSLCSRLYILSNKFSVFEFKNGDFREKHYRMVEEMLLKYKDLFSLTVSDVTLWYKRKYDNIQDYLERKRLRLESK; encoded by the exons atgtttatagtaCAAGAAAACCAACAGGAACCTACAGAATTTAAGCTGTTAATGTCAATATCAGAACAACTACTTGTTGTCAACTCAAAAAATGGATGTCTAAAAGTACTCGATATACCTGAGCCTCCTACAGCAGAAAATACCCCAAAAGTCCCAATGAAG ccagcaaaaaaagaaattcgaaCTATAAATTGTTTGGAATTCTCCACAGATCAACAATATATAGCAATTTCCTCTGAAAATAAGCAAGTGATAATCTTTAATTCTGATTTTCATATAGTTAAGAATATTGTTTTATCTCGAGTGGCAAGTAAG GTTGGTTTTTCTCTATGCAACGACATTTTAATTACGGATCGTACAGGAGATGTCTATCTCTACAAAATGGGTGATAAATTCAACATACCAACTCTCATATTAGGGCACTTAAGTGTTATTTCTGATATGTTAATAACTGACTGTGGCAACTACATTATAACCAGTGACAGAGATGAGAAAATTAGGGTGTCACATTTTCCAAATGCTTATAATATTGTAACTTATTGCTTGGGCCATACAGAGTTTGTCTCAgctctaaaattaataaaaaagactAAAGTTCTTTTGTCTGCGTCAGGTGATGGGACCATAAGAATGTGGGATTACTTGCAGGGAAAACAG ATTGGCTTAATCGATACAAAGAATTTGGTTGATAAAAGTTTGCTGGAAAAGTTTGCTAATCAAATGGATGCAGAGAATGTGGACATATTGGCATTGCCAGTTACAAGCATTCAAACTCAGGAGAATGAAGATTATGTTCATTTAGTTGTAAGTTTGTATACTGTTgacaaattgtttttatataaaattatgtccAAAACTTTAGAATTTGGGCATATAAATACCTTAGAGATAGGAATTCAAGGGTTTTGTTATAGTTTATGTAGTAGACTCTATATTTTATCCAATAAATTCAGCGTTTTTGAGTTTAAAAACGGTGACTTCAGAGAAAAGCATTATAGAATGGTAGAGGAAATGTTGCTCAAATATAAAgacttattttctttaactgTTAGTGATGTTACATTGTGGTACAAGAGAAAATATGATAACATACAAGATTATTTAGAAAGGAAGAGACTTAGATTGGAGtcaaaataa
- the CtsB gene encoding cathepsin B isoform X1, with protein sequence MALFGIVQIPVQNMLLKLLASCLTLGTIYAELHPVSDEFIHYINQQNSTWTAGRNFNPHIPIAYFKGLMGVLPEHKDYLPPIHIHNLENVKIPTSFDARIQWPHCPTIKEIRDQGSCGSCWAFGAVEVMSDRVCIHTQGKTHFRFSSDDLISCCYTCGMGCNGGFPGAAFNYWVRKGIVSGGSYNSHQGCRPYEIPPCEHHVNGTRPPCTGDDNKTPKCVHGCESGYGINYAEDKHFGSKSYSISSRVEQIQTEISTNGPVEGAFSVYADFLNYKKGVYQHVSGGFLGGHAIRILGWGIEKNVPYWLVANSWNSDWGDKGTFKILRGEDHLGIESDIVAGLPKV encoded by the exons ATGGCACTATTTGGG ATTGTGCAAATTCCAGTTCAAAACATGCTCCTCAAACTACTAGCAAGTTGTCTAACTCTAGGAACCATCTATGCAGAACTGCACCCTGTATCAGATGAATTTATACATTACATCAACCAGCAAAATTCCACATGGACT GCAGGAAGAAACTTCAATCCGCATATTCCTATAGCGTATTTCAAAGGCCTTATGGGTGTCCTCCCTGAACATAAGGACTATTTACCTCCAATACATATTCACAATCTCGAAAACGTTAAAATTCCTACATCCTTCGACGCGCGGATTCAATGGCCTCATTGTCCGACAATCAAGGAGATTAGAGATCAAGGATCATGCGGATCATGTTGg GCTTTCGGAGCAGTTGAAGTAATGTCTGACCGAGTGTGCATCCATACTCAAGGCAAAACCCACTTCCGTTTCTCTTCAGACGACTTAATTTCATGCTGCTACACTTGCGGTATGGGCTGCAATGGCGGCTTCCCGGGAGCAGCTTTTAATTACTGGGTTCGGAAAGGGATTGTGTCCGGAGGAAGTTACAATTCCCATCAA GGTTGCAGACCTTATGAAATCCCTCCTTGTGAGCACCATGTTAATGGTACTCGGCCTCCCTGCACCGGAGATGACAATAAAACCCCCAAATGTGTCCACGGATGTGAATCAGGCTATGGGATCAATTATGCCGAAGACAAACATTTTGGTTCAAAATCTTACTCAATTTCTAGCAGGGTGGAACAAATTCAGactgaaatttcaacaaatggGCCTGTGGAAGGTGCCTTTTCTGTTTATGCAGACTTCCTGAATTATAAGAAGG gagTATATCAGCATGTTAGTGGTGGATTTTTGGGGGGCCACGCTATACGGATTTTAGGGTGGGGTATTGAGAAAAATGTTCCCTATTGGTTAGTAGCTAATTCCTGGAATTCTGACTGGGGAGACAAAG GCACGTTTAAAATCCTCAGAGGTGAAGATCATCTGGGCATTGAAAGCGACATCGTTGCAGGGCTACCTAaagtttaa
- the Cpes gene encoding ceramide phosphoethanolamine synthase, producing the protein MVGPSSQISKILVSLLFMTLIFYGYMDYNLYVRIKNFPLRKVLDKDNTTRVEYKDVTWVECTINPLCEVTVKALLLDHTNYYLLAPLVTIADNFIHISEIAFVTPNSISFFHVFVAIVSAKCVSSGNLAYRRIGVTLFELRTWLDDWDGYVARVRKHIKGERSEIGTSGYYIDGICDALGCTALVIGILIFFRNNPPRRGYMQLPTNVEDNLYCGKVVAMRKVLKKLGFFVIQLIISSAAWNRYIALYQDLLERPTTNVIELQRQNEVLTNSFFYSICWLWRVVNVHNMLHCLLLAIFCDKLWEFLCFLQYVGYAILFSVICATELHFIEAKNYVFNKITDANEVT; encoded by the coding sequence ATGGTAGGTCCGTCGTCTCAAATAAGCAAGATCCTCGTAAGCCTACTTTTCATGACGCTAATATTCTACGGTTACATGGACTATAATCTATACGTTCGCATCAAAAACTTCCCATTAAGAAAGGTCCTTGACAAAGATAATACTACTAGAGTTGAGTACAAGGATGTCACTTGGGTTGAGTGTACTATTAACCCACTTTGCGAAGTGACTGTCAAAGCCCTCCTTCTTGACCACACAAATTACTATCTTCTAGCCCCGTTGGTGACTATAGCAGACAATTTTATACACATCTCCGAAATAGCCTTTGTAACTCCAAATTCCATAAGTTTTTTTCACGTCTTCGTGGCGATTGTCAGCGCCAAATGCGTATCTAGCGGCAATTTGGCATATAGGCGCATTGGAGTGACTTTGTTCGAGCTTCGGACATGGTTAGATGACTGGGACGGATATGTAGCACGGGTGCGTAAACACATCAAAGGAGAACGTTCGGAAATCGGTACTTCCGGCTATTATATCGATGGCATCTGTGACGCTTTGGGCTGTACAGCTTTGGTGATCGGAATCTTGATCTTCTTCCGGAACAATCCACCCCGCAGGGGCTATATGCAACTGCCCACAAACGTCGAAGATAATTTGTATTGCGGCAAAGTGGTGGCGATGAGAAAAGTGCTAAAGAAGCTGGGTTTTTTCGTAATTCAGCTGATCATTAGTTCGGCTGCCTGGAATAGGTATATAGCTCTCTATCAAGACTTACTAGAGCGGCCCACTACCAATGTGATTGAATTGCAGCGACAGAACGAGGTTTTGACCAACTCTTTCTTCTACAGCATTTGTTGGCTCTGGCGAGTGGTCAATGTTCACAATATGTTACACTGCCTGCTGCTAGCGATATTCTGCGATAAGTTGTGGGAGTTTTTGTGCTTCCTACAATATGTCGGCTACGCTATTCTCTTTTCTGTCATTTGCGCCACTGAGCTGCACTTTATTGAGGCCAAGAACTATGTTTTCAATAAGATTACTGACGCGAACGAGGTTACATAG